DNA from Acidimicrobiales bacterium:
CGAGATCTATTTCCCAAAGCCGCGCTGACAGGCCAGACTGGGGGAGTGTCGTGTCGGTTCGGCATTCTGGGAAGCCGAGGTTTTCCGAGCACGTACGGGGGTTTCGAGACGCTCGTTCGACACCTCGCGCCCTATCTCGTAGAGAAGGGCCACGACGTCACGGTGTACGGGCGTGATTGGCACCTTGGCGAGGGCGAGATCTTCGTGGAGGGCGTGCGGGTGGTCAACACGCCGGGGCTCGGGCTGAAGTCAGCGTCGACGTTCACCCACGGGTTTACCGGCGCGATGCATGCGGGCCGCAAGCGGCTCGATGCCGTGCTCACGTTGAACGTGGCCAACGGGATCGCGTTGCCGTTCCTGCGCGCTCGCGGCGTACCCGTGGTCGTGAACGTCGACGGTGTCGAGTGGGAACGCGGCAAGTGGGGCTTTGCTGCCCGCACGGCATTTCGTACCGGCGCCGCTGCGACGGCGCGCTTCGCGAACACCCTTGTGTCGGACTCGGTCGAGATCCAGCGCATCTGGCGTGACAGGTTCAGCCGCGACAGCACGTTCATCGCCTACGGCGCCGATGTCATCGACGACGCGCCGACGGATCGCATCGAAGCCCTGGGCCTCACGCCCGGCGGCTACGCCCTCGCCGTGGCGCGGTTGGCACCCGAGAACAACGTTGAGTTGTTCGTCGACGCCTGTCTGGCGCGGCCTGCCATTCGAGCGGTCGTCGTCGGCGACGCCAACTACAAGAACCCGCTCGTGCAACGCCTGCACCGGCTGCACGCGGACGGAAAGATCACGTGGCTCGGTCACGTCTCGGATCCTCAGCTGCTCGAACAGCTCTGGGCGCACTGTGGCATGTACTTCCACGGCCACTCGGTCGGCGGGACGAACCCCGCGCTCTTGCAGGCACTCGGCGCGGGCGCTCCAACAATCGCGGTCGACACGCCGTTCAACGAAGAAGTGCTCGGCCACCGCGACCAACTCGTGCCCGTCGATCGTGGTGTCGTCAGCGCCCGGATCGAATCGTTGCTCGGCGACGAGGCGCGCCGCCACGAGTTCGCCGCGCGCGGCCGCAAGATCGTCGCCGCTCGCTACCAGTGGCCAGCGGTCTGCGCGGCGTACGAGGAAACGCTGATCGCCGCCGCGCGAAGCGCCGCTTAGCGGTTCGTCGGTTGGCGGCGCCGGTGCCGGCCGCCTTGGCCGTTCTCGTCGCTGCCGTAGCCGTAGCCGTAGCCGTATCCGTAGCCGTTTCCGTAACCACCGGTGCCGTGCGTGACGCCGTTGAGCACGGTGCCGATGACGGGCGCGTGCACCTGTTCGAGCAACTCGAGCGAGCGACCGAGGGCGCGGCGTGACGTTTCGTTGGCCGATGCGACCACCACGACGCTGTCGACCCAGCGCGACAGCACCAGGGAATCGGTGACGGGCAGGACCGGCGGCGAGTCGATCAGGACGATGTCGGCGCTGGCGGCCAGCGCCCTCATGAGGTCACCGGTGCGCGACACCGACAGCAGCTCGGAAGGGTTCGGCGGCGGCGGGCCCGAGGCCAAGAGGCGCAGCGACGGCAAGTTGGGCACGCTCTGCAGCGCCTGGGCCATGGGCACGTCGCCCAGCAGCACCGACGTGAAGCCGACCTTGTTGCTCTTGCCGAAGAGTTCGTGGATGCGCGGGCGGCGCAGGTCGCAACACACCAGGATCACGCTCGAGCCCGCCGACGCCATGGCGACGGCCAAGTTCGCCAGCGTGGTCGTCTTGCCCTCGCTCTGCGACGGGCTCGTCATCTGCAGGAGCTTCGACGCGCCGGCGAGGTTGGCGAACTGCACCGACGTGCGCAGGCCGCGGTAGGCCTCGGCCACCTGCGAGCTCGGTTCTTCGAGCGCCACGACCCCGCCCTGCTGCGTCTTCTCCGACCGCGGGATCAACGCCAGCACCGGCAGCTTGCTGACGAACTCGATGTCCTCCTTCGAACGGATGGAGTCGTCGAACTGTTCACGCAGGAACGCCAGCGCCACGCCGAGCATGAGGCCGAGGAAGATGCCGAGCAGCGTGTTGCGCTTCGGCCGGGGTGAGGACGGCGACGTCGGCGGCTCGGCCGAGGTGACGACCTGGGCGCCGCCTTCCTTGAGCCGCGACTGCACCTGCACCTCGTCGAGCTGCTGGCGGAACGTGCCGATCTGCTGGATCAGCGAGTCGCGCTGCGCTTTGAGGTCGCTGGCACTCGGGGTGTTGGCGATGTGACTGTCGAGGTCGTTGACCTGCGCCTGCAGCTGGTCGATCTGCGAGGTGATCTCCTTGGCCGCTTCGAGCAAGGAGTTGACGGCGCGCTGCTGCTTGTAGGTGACGTACTGCTGGGCGTACTGGTTGGCGACGTCGGCGGCGCGCTTCGGGTCCTTGTCGGTCACCTGGACGCTGATGACGTCGGTCTGGCCGACCGACGACGCTGACACCTTGGGCACGTCGCCCAGCTTCTTTTCGACCATGTCCTGGACCGGTCGGCTCTCGATGATCTGGATCTCGGTGTCGACGACCCGTTCGGGGTCGTTGCGCTGCCCGGTGTTCGGGTTGAACACGGTGTCGGCCGGGTCCTGTTGCAGCACGACGCGCGCCTCGGCGGTGTACACCTTCGTCTGCACCAACGACAGGCCCAGCGCCACCGCGGCCGTCGCCGCGACGGCGATCACGATCGTCCACCGGTGACGGCTCAGGACGTGGACGTAATGGCGGACGTCGAGTTGGTCGTCCGCGGGCTGTTCGGGATCCACGACCGGCAGCGTACTTAGAGCCATCCGCCGCGAAGCGTTCGCTCGGCGCGGCGGCGCTTAGCCTGATGCCTCCGTATGCCGTCGCCCGCGTCCCACATGCTGCGCCGCGGGCGGGTTGCGCCGGATGTAACCGTCGTCGCGGCGTGCGCGGCCGTCGCGTTGGTCGGGCGCCTGGCTCCCACGGGTGTGTTCGTCGTCGACGCCCTCGAGCGCGCTGCGCTGGTGGCGATCGCCGGTGCGTCGCAGGTGGCGACGCCGCCGCGTGAGCTGTGGCGCGTCGCCGCCGGGTGCGCCGCGGCGTTGGCCGTGGTGTTGCTGCCCTTTACGAACACCACGGCGCCGCTCATCGGCGCCGGCTGGATGGTCCTGGCCTTCATGGTGCTCTCGACGCCTCGCGGCCGGCGCATCGCCGCCGTCGCCGCCGCGGCGTGCGTCGTGGTGTCCTTGCCCGGGGGTGTCGCCGTGCTCAAGGCGCGCGCCGCCGCCAACGCCGCCCAGGCGCGTTTCGACGCCGTCGGCGCTCTCGGTCTGTCGCAGGCCGACGCGGCGCGCACCGTCGGCGCCATCCACCACGACACGGCGCGGGCGCGGGCGGCGCTGGTGGCGC
Protein-coding regions in this window:
- a CDS encoding DUF1972 domain-containing protein, with product MSCRFGILGSRGFPSTYGGFETLVRHLAPYLVEKGHDVTVYGRDWHLGEGEIFVEGVRVVNTPGLGLKSASTFTHGFTGAMHAGRKRLDAVLTLNVANGIALPFLRARGVPVVVNVDGVEWERGKWGFAARTAFRTGAAATARFANTLVSDSVEIQRIWRDRFSRDSTFIAYGADVIDDAPTDRIEALGLTPGGYALAVARLAPENNVELFVDACLARPAIRAVVVGDANYKNPLVQRLHRLHADGKITWLGHVSDPQLLEQLWAHCGMYFHGHSVGGTNPALLQALGAGAPTIAVDTPFNEEVLGHRDQLVPVDRGVVSARIESLLGDEARRHEFAARGRKIVAARYQWPAVCAAYEETLIAAARSAA
- a CDS encoding polysaccharide biosynthesis tyrosine autokinase, with translation MDPEQPADDQLDVRHYVHVLSRHRWTIVIAVAATAAVALGLSLVQTKVYTAEARVVLQQDPADTVFNPNTGQRNDPERVVDTEIQIIESRPVQDMVEKKLGDVPKVSASSVGQTDVISVQVTDKDPKRAADVANQYAQQYVTYKQQRAVNSLLEAAKEITSQIDQLQAQVNDLDSHIANTPSASDLKAQRDSLIQQIGTFRQQLDEVQVQSRLKEGGAQVVTSAEPPTSPSSPRPKRNTLLGIFLGLMLGVALAFLREQFDDSIRSKEDIEFVSKLPVLALIPRSEKTQQGGVVALEEPSSQVAEAYRGLRTSVQFANLAGASKLLQMTSPSQSEGKTTTLANLAVAMASAGSSVILVCCDLRRPRIHELFGKSNKVGFTSVLLGDVPMAQALQSVPNLPSLRLLASGPPPPNPSELLSVSRTGDLMRALAASADIVLIDSPPVLPVTDSLVLSRWVDSVVVVASANETSRRALGRSLELLEQVHAPVIGTVLNGVTHGTGGYGNGYGYGYGYGYGSDENGQGGRHRRRQPTNR